The Lepus europaeus isolate LE1 chromosome 6, mLepTim1.pri, whole genome shotgun sequence genome includes a window with the following:
- the TAS2R13 gene encoding taste receptor type 2 member 13, with translation MESTSQNIFTLIIVAQFIFGNLSNGFMVLVNCVDWIKTKKASSIDKILTILATFRIGLIWVILVYWFGTQYHSPLLITETPLRIIASIWIFTNHFSLWFATILSIFYLFKIGNFCSPSFLYLKWRIKKVILMIQLATLIFLFLNLIQMNIHITDWIQDEGNATWDSRISDFSKFSQLALFTLTMYSLIPFTVALISFCFLMFSLWKHLRKMKSNFKEHRDPRTKAHISALKSVLSFLLLYVSFLLCLIISSVPSIHQNHLALSVFQSIEMMYLSSHSFILILGNPKLRQACVLMLWQLRCGLQR, from the coding sequence ATGGAAAGCACCTCACAGAACATCTTTACTCTCATAATTGTTGCACAATTCATATTTGGGAATTTGAGCAATGGATTCATGGTGCTGGTAAATTGTGTGGACTGGATCAAGACAAAAAAGGCCTCCTCCATTGATAAAATCCTCACTATCTTGGCTACCTTCAGAATTGGTTTAATCTGGGTAATATTAGTATATTGGTTTGGAACTCAGTATCATTCACCTTTACTTATAACTGAAACACCATTAAGGATTATTGCTTCTATCTGGATATTTACCAATCATTTCAGCCTCTGGTTTGCCACAATCctcagcattttttatttgttcaaaatagGCAATTTCTGTAGTCCCAGTTTTCTCTATCTTAAATGGAGAATCAAAAAAGTAATTCTGATGATACAACTAGCAACCTTGatcttcttgtttttaaatttgatacaGATGAACATACATATTACAGATTGGATACAAGATGAAGGAAATGCAACTTGGGATTCCAGAATTAGTGATTTTTCAAAGTTTTCACAACTGGCCTTATTCACTTTGACTATGTACAGTCTAATACCATTTACTGTTGCcctgatttctttctgttttttgatgTTCTCCCTGTGGAAACATCTCCGGAAAATGAAGTCCAATTTCAAAGAACACAGAGATCCCAGGACCAAGGCTCACATAAGTGCTTTAAAAAGTGTGCTCTCATTCCTCCTACTCTATGTCAGTTTCCTTCTGTGCCTTATTATATCAAGCGTTCCTAGCATACACCAGAACCACCTGGCCCTTAGTGTTTTCCAGAGTATTGAAATGATGTATCTTTCAAGTCACTCATTTATTCTGATTCTGGGAAATCCTAAGTTAAGGCAGGCCTGTGTTCTGATGCTGTGGCAGCTGAGATGTGGGCTACAAAGATGA